Below is a window of Paramagnetospirillum magneticum AMB-1 DNA.
GGCGATGAGGGCGCCTGTTAAAGTTCCTTGCGTGCCGGAAGCACTTCCGCTAATGCTACGCTTCCGATGGAGGAAGTGATGTTCGTCTGCTTGTCCAAGGCAAACGGTTCCCACGCCCGGGGTTCAGCCCCGGCGGCGGCCTTCGTCACTACTAAAACCGGCACCACCAAGACCGCTTGAGCGGGCCGGTTCGTCACGATTGCACGAAAAAGGCCCGCGGCAAGTTTCCCGCGGGCCTTTTCGCATGCGAAGAAGCGCCAGGGATTGCAGGGGCTCCTGGAGACACGGAGAAGAGAACATGGGTTACAAGGTTGCTGTGATCGGCGCTACGGGCAATGTGGGCCGGGCGATGCTGCAGATTCTGGTGGATCGCAAGTTTCCGGCCGACGAGGTCGTGGCGCTGGCGTCCGAGCGCTCGGTGGGCCGCGAGGTCTCCTACGGGGACAAGGTCCTGAAGTGCAAGGACTTGGCCACCTTCGACTTCAAGGGCTGCGACATCGCCCTGTCGTCTCCCGGCGCCAAGGTCTCGGCCATCCACAGCCCGCGCGCCGCCGCCGCCGGCTGCGTGGTGATCGACAACACCTCGCATTTCCGCATGGAGCCCGACGTGCCGCTGGTGGTGCCCGAGGTCAACCCGGATGCCATCGCCCAGTACAAGAAGCGCGGCATCATCGCCAATCCCAATTGCTCCACCATCCAGATGGTGGTGGCCTTGAAGCCGCTGCACAAGCTGGGCAAGATCAAGCGCGTGGTCGTTTCCACCTACCAGTCGGTGTCGGGCGCCGGCAAGGAAGGCATGGACGAGCTTTACGACCAGACCAAGGGCATCCTGGTCCATGACGCCATCAAGCCGCAGAAGTTCGCTAAGCAGATCGCCTTCAACCTGATTCCCCAGATCGACGTATTCATGGAAGACGGCTCGACCAAGGAAGAGTGGAAGATGGTCGTCGAGACCCACAAGATCCTCGACCCCGATATCGCCGTCAACGCCACCTGCGTGCGCGTGCCGGTCTTCGTCAGCCACTCGGAATCCATCAACGTGGAATTCGAGCGTCCGGTCTCCGTCGCCGAGGCCACCGAGGCCCTGCGCGAGGCCGAGGGCGTGGTGGTCATGGATACCCGCGAGCCGGGCGGCTACATCACCCCGCTGGACACCACCGGCGAGGACCCGGTCTATATCAGCCGCATCCGCAAGGATCCCACCGTCAAGAACGGCCTGTCCTTCTGGTGCGTCGCCGACAACCTGCGCAAGGGCGCGGCGCTCAACGCCGTGCAGATCGCCGAAGTGCTGATCCGCGACTACCTGAAGAAGTAGTCCGCCCAAG
It encodes the following:
- a CDS encoding aspartate-semialdehyde dehydrogenase, with the translated sequence MGYKVAVIGATGNVGRAMLQILVDRKFPADEVVALASERSVGREVSYGDKVLKCKDLATFDFKGCDIALSSPGAKVSAIHSPRAAAAGCVVIDNTSHFRMEPDVPLVVPEVNPDAIAQYKKRGIIANPNCSTIQMVVALKPLHKLGKIKRVVVSTYQSVSGAGKEGMDELYDQTKGILVHDAIKPQKFAKQIAFNLIPQIDVFMEDGSTKEEWKMVVETHKILDPDIAVNATCVRVPVFVSHSESINVEFERPVSVAEATEALREAEGVVVMDTREPGGYITPLDTTGEDPVYISRIRKDPTVKNGLSFWCVADNLRKGAALNAVQIAEVLIRDYLKK